A region from the Candidatus Limnocylindrales bacterium genome encodes:
- a CDS encoding HypC/HybG/HupF family hydrogenase formation chaperone translates to MCLGVPGRVLEVRRERELLTATVDFGGVCRSVCLEHVPDTVPGEYVLVHVGFALSRIDEAEAIRIFALMRELDELDEFQNGS, encoded by the coding sequence ATGTGTCTGGGTGTTCCTGGAAGGGTGCTCGAGGTTCGCCGCGAGCGAGAGCTGCTGACGGCAACCGTCGACTTCGGCGGCGTCTGCCGCAGCGTCTGCCTCGAGCACGTTCCTGACACCGTGCCGGGCGAGTACGTGCTCGTGCACGTGGGCTTCGCGCTTTCGCGCATCGACGAAGCCGAAGCGATCAGGATCTTCGCGCTGATGCGCGAGCTCGACGAGCTGGACGAGTTCCAGAACGGATCGTGA